The following are encoded in a window of Arvicanthis niloticus isolate mArvNil1 chromosome 1, mArvNil1.pat.X, whole genome shotgun sequence genomic DNA:
- the LOC117724606 gene encoding olfactory receptor 10W1-like gives MEFVFLAYPKRPELRMLCFFGVSLAYGLIISGNILIVVSIQTEARLHTPMYYFLGSLSGIELYYTAVVVPHILANNFQSEKTITLMSCATQMVFLIGLGSADCFLLAIMAYDRYVDICHPLQYPLIMTATLCVHLVVASVVIGLFLSLQLVVFIFCLPFCQDRGIEHFFCNAPPVMHLVCAKSHIHELSVLVAATLAIAVPFFFIATTYALIVAAVLKLHSAAGRHRAFNTCSSHLTVVMLQYGCCAFMYLRPISSYHPKQDQFISLVYTLGTPFLNPLIYTLRNSEMKGAIGKVLTRKYLSLKMIA, from the coding sequence ATGGAGTTTGTGTTCCTTGCCTATCCAAAACGTCCAGAGCTACGTATGCTCTGCTTCTTTGGAGTTAGCCTGGCTTATGGATTAATAATCTCTGGGAATATCCTCATTGTGGTCTCCATCCAGACTGAAGCTCGTCTACATACACCCATGTACTATTTCCTGGGCAGCCTATCAGGGATAGAACTATACTACACTGCAGTGGTGGTACCACACATTTTGGCCAACAACTTTCAATCTGAGAAGACCATTACTCTGATGAGCTGTGCCACTCAGATGGTGTTTCTCATTGGACTTGGTAGTGCTGATTGCTTCCTCCTGGCTATCATGGCCTATGACAGATATGTTGACATCTGTCATCCCTTGCAGTATCCTCTCATTATGACTGCAACACTTTGTGTTCACTTGGTTGTGGCTTCTGTTGTCATTGGCTTGTTTCTGTCCTTACAGCTTGTGGTCTTCATCTTCTGTCTGCCATTCTGTCAGGACAGAGGAATAGAGCACTTCTTTTGTAATGCTCCACCAGTCATGCATCTTGTGTGTGCCAAAAGTCATATTCATGAGCTTTCTGTGCTAGTGGCAGCCACACTAGCCATTGCTgtgcctttcttttttattgccaCCACCTATGCCTTGATAGTGGCTGCTGTACTCAAACTGCACTCAGCGGCTGGCCGTCACAGGGCCTTCAACACCTGTTCCTCCCACCTCACTGTTGTAATGTTGCAGTATGGCTGCTGTGCCTTCATGTACCTGCGCCCCATCTCCAGTTACCATCCCAAGCAAGATCAGTTCATCTCCTTGGTATACACACTGGGGACACCATTCCTCAATCCCCTCATCTACACTCTGAGGAACAGTGAGATGAAAGGGGCCATAGGGAAAGTTCTTACCAGAAAGTATCTCTCCTTGAAAATGATAGcatag